A region from the Mucilaginibacter sp. CSA2-8R genome encodes:
- a CDS encoding alpha/beta fold hydrolase: MIINQTYTLPGAKGRIMLMDLTYNEVHPNAPLIIFVHGFKGFKDWGSHHLIARHFALNGYRFLKFNFSHNGTTPEQPDDLTDLIAFSENTFSIELEDLQYVIDFACSGSVIPAAAKVILIAHSMGGGISIIKAAEEKRVSHLITMASVATFRNLWPKEIEPQWRLSGVLHFPNKRTGQDMPVKATLLDDLDRHQGRLNILAKAADVTQPWLIVHGTADTVVTVSHAHDLKAMQPNARLLQIPNADHVFGSSHPYLQQQLPPALQDLCKQALAFLKL; this comes from the coding sequence ATGATTATTAATCAAACTTATACCCTACCGGGTGCCAAAGGCCGTATTATGCTGATGGATCTTACTTACAATGAAGTACATCCGAACGCGCCATTAATCATTTTTGTGCATGGGTTTAAGGGGTTTAAAGACTGGGGGTCGCACCATTTAATAGCCCGGCATTTCGCCCTTAATGGCTACCGATTTCTGAAATTCAACTTTTCGCACAACGGCACCACACCCGAGCAACCTGATGACCTGACAGATTTGATCGCATTTAGCGAAAACACCTTCAGCATAGAACTTGAGGACCTGCAATACGTGATTGACTTTGCCTGCAGCGGCTCGGTGATACCGGCGGCCGCTAAAGTAATTCTGATTGCCCATAGCATGGGCGGCGGCATCAGCATTATTAAAGCCGCCGAAGAAAAACGGGTAAGCCATTTGATTACCATGGCTTCGGTAGCTACGTTTCGTAACCTGTGGCCTAAAGAAATTGAACCGCAGTGGCGGTTGAGCGGAGTACTGCACTTTCCTAACAAACGTACTGGACAAGACATGCCCGTTAAAGCTACGCTACTCGATGATCTGGATCGTCATCAGGGCCGGTTGAACATTTTGGCCAAAGCGGCGGATGTTACACAGCCTTGGCTTATTGTACATGGCACTGCAGATACGGTAGTAACGGTGAGCCATGCACACGATTTGAAAGCTATGCAGCCCAATGCTCGGCTTTTGCAAATTCCGAATGCCGACCACGTTTTTGGATCTTCGCACCCTTACCTACAACAGCAGTTACCGCCGGCACTGCAAGACCTTTGCAAACAAGCCTTAGCATTTTTAAAACTTTAA
- the hemB gene encoding porphobilinogen synthase: MLQRPRRNRKSEVIRQMVQETYVSAANLIFPLFIVDGENQKSEVSSMPGIFRYSVDHLLREVESCMNLGLKSFDLFPNIDESLKDKMATESYREESLYLRAIREVKKEFPEACVITDVAMDPYSSDGHDGIVENGEILNDATLEVLGQMALAHARAGADIIAPSDMMDGRVGYIRQVLDQHGYSGVSIMSYSAKYASAFYGPFRDALNSAPKFGDKKTYQMNPANQREALIEADLDEQEGADFLMVKPALPYLDVIKLLKDNTELPIAAYNVSGEYAMIKAAIQKGWLNEQRVITEVLTSIRRAGATAILTYHAKEVLQNKWL; the protein is encoded by the coding sequence ATGTTACAAAGACCCAGAAGAAACAGAAAAAGTGAAGTGATCCGGCAGATGGTGCAGGAGACTTATGTGAGCGCGGCAAATTTGATATTCCCATTGTTCATTGTTGATGGCGAAAATCAAAAAAGTGAGGTTTCTTCAATGCCTGGCATTTTCAGGTACTCGGTAGATCATTTACTACGCGAAGTAGAAAGCTGCATGAATTTAGGGTTGAAGTCGTTCGACTTATTTCCGAATATTGATGAGTCTCTTAAAGATAAAATGGCTACCGAAAGCTACCGCGAAGAAAGCCTTTACCTGCGTGCCATCCGCGAGGTGAAAAAGGAGTTTCCGGAAGCATGTGTAATTACCGACGTAGCTATGGACCCCTACAGCAGCGACGGCCACGATGGTATTGTTGAAAACGGCGAAATTTTGAATGATGCTACACTCGAAGTTTTAGGCCAAATGGCCTTGGCCCATGCCCGTGCCGGTGCCGACATTATAGCCCCATCGGATATGATGGATGGCCGCGTAGGTTACATACGCCAGGTGCTGGATCAGCATGGTTACAGCGGCGTGTCTATCATGTCGTATTCGGCCAAATATGCCAGCGCATTTTACGGCCCGTTCCGTGATGCGCTAAACTCGGCACCGAAATTTGGTGATAAAAAAACATACCAGATGAACCCTGCCAACCAGCGCGAAGCTTTGATAGAAGCAGACTTGGACGAGCAGGAGGGAGCTGACTTTTTAATGGTAAAACCTGCCTTGCCTTACCTGGATGTTATCAAGCTCTTAAAAGATAACACCGAATTGCCCATTGCAGCCTACAACGTAAGCGGCGAATACGCCATGATTAAAGCGGCTATACAAAAGGGCTGGCTGAATGAGCAGCGCGTCATTACCGAAGTATTAACCAGTATACGTCGTGCTGGCGCTACAGCTATACTTACTTATCATGCAAAAGAAGTGTTGCAAAATAAGTGGTTATAG
- a CDS encoding MauE/DoxX family redox-associated membrane protein, which translates to MLKKISLIVLIVFYIIAGVNHFVHPDGYLKIIPDYLPAPHLLNYLAGACEIIFGALLIFPLTRNWGIALLILMLAAFMPVHITMLQQAPMHLGPWHITPAIAWIRILLQPLLMLWLAWHWQTKQTGNV; encoded by the coding sequence ATGCTAAAAAAAATCAGCCTCATTGTTTTGATTGTATTTTACATTATTGCCGGCGTTAATCATTTCGTACACCCGGACGGTTACTTAAAAATTATCCCCGACTACCTGCCCGCCCCTCATTTATTAAACTACCTTGCCGGTGCCTGCGAAATAATTTTTGGGGCATTGCTTATTTTTCCGTTAACTCGTAATTGGGGCATTGCATTATTAATTTTAATGCTGGCTGCATTTATGCCGGTGCATATTACCATGCTGCAACAAGCCCCGATGCATTTGGGGCCATGGCACATTACACCTGCCATTGCTTGGATCAGAATTTTATTGCAACCCTTACTAATGCTTTGGCTGGCCTGGCACTGGCAAACAAAACAGACAGGCAACGTTTAA
- a CDS encoding thiamine pyrophosphate-dependent enzyme — protein sequence MAQNVAEQVVDMLSAAGVKRIYAVTGDSLNHINDAVRRSDNKIQWVHMRHEEAGAYAAAAEAELNGIACCAGSSGPGHVHLINGLYDAHRSGAPVIAIASTCATHQFGTEYFQETNTIKLFDDCSYYNQIATTPAQLPRMLQAGIQYAVNKKGVSVIGLPGDVTEMEAVEIPSSTKNYFNEPVIRPSDRELQNLAALINEHEKITIFCGIGCANAHDEVVELSKRLHAPVGYSFRGKMFVQHDNPNEVGMTGLLGLPSAHQSMHESDLLILLGTDFPYEQFMPTKCKIVQVDVKPERIGRRAKVEVGLCGKIEDTLQALLPLIPQKTGDDFLKSQLEFYSKVKDNLQTYVDDRGTENNIHPEFVANAIDQLANHNAIFTVDTGMSCVWGARYIRGTGQRSMLGSFNHGSMANAMPQAIGAALACPDRQVIALCGDGGLSMLLGDLATIAQYKLPVKIVVFNNRSLGMVKLEMEVAGLPDWQTDMHNPDFALVAQAMGIKGIKVTDPNKVEQTLKEALLHDGPVLLDVMTDPNALAMPPKIEFGQVKGMALSMSKLMLNGEMGEVWDTIKSNYKHIKDVL from the coding sequence ATGGCACAAAATGTAGCAGAACAAGTGGTAGATATGCTGTCGGCCGCTGGTGTGAAAAGAATATACGCCGTTACCGGCGATAGTTTAAATCATATTAACGATGCCGTACGGCGTAGCGACAACAAAATACAGTGGGTGCATATGCGGCACGAAGAAGCCGGCGCGTATGCTGCGGCGGCTGAAGCAGAACTGAACGGCATTGCCTGTTGTGCGGGCAGCAGTGGTCCGGGGCACGTGCATCTGATCAATGGTTTGTATGATGCCCACCGTTCGGGGGCACCTGTTATTGCCATTGCCTCTACCTGTGCAACGCACCAGTTTGGTACCGAATATTTTCAGGAAACCAATACCATTAAACTGTTTGATGATTGCAGTTACTATAACCAGATTGCTACTACACCGGCACAACTGCCCCGTATGCTGCAGGCAGGTATACAATATGCGGTTAATAAAAAAGGAGTATCGGTAATTGGTTTGCCTGGTGATGTTACCGAAATGGAAGCCGTTGAAATACCATCATCTACCAAAAATTATTTTAACGAACCGGTAATACGGCCGTCAGACCGCGAGTTACAGAACTTAGCGGCTTTGATTAATGAGCACGAAAAGATTACCATTTTTTGCGGCATTGGTTGTGCTAATGCCCATGATGAGGTAGTGGAGCTTTCCAAGCGCTTACATGCGCCGGTGGGGTACTCATTCAGGGGTAAAATGTTTGTACAGCATGATAACCCTAACGAGGTAGGCATGACCGGCTTATTAGGCCTGCCTTCGGCCCATCAAAGTATGCATGAGTCGGACTTGCTGATTTTATTGGGCACCGATTTTCCGTATGAGCAGTTTATGCCTACCAAATGCAAAATTGTACAGGTTGATGTAAAGCCAGAGCGCATTGGCCGCAGGGCTAAGGTTGAAGTGGGTTTGTGCGGTAAAATTGAAGATACCTTACAGGCGTTGTTGCCGCTCATTCCACAAAAAACTGGTGATGACTTTTTAAAATCACAACTTGAGTTCTACAGTAAGGTTAAAGATAACCTGCAAACTTATGTAGACGACCGGGGTACTGAAAATAACATTCACCCTGAGTTTGTGGCTAACGCGATTGACCAATTGGCTAATCACAACGCTATTTTTACGGTAGATACTGGCATGAGCTGCGTTTGGGGCGCACGATACATTAGAGGGACAGGACAGCGCAGTATGTTAGGTTCTTTTAATCATGGCTCTATGGCCAATGCTATGCCGCAAGCTATTGGTGCCGCACTGGCTTGTCCCGACAGGCAAGTGATTGCTTTGTGCGGTGATGGCGGTTTATCCATGTTGTTAGGTGATTTGGCTACTATTGCCCAGTACAAACTGCCTGTTAAGATTGTGGTATTCAACAACCGCTCATTAGGTATGGTGAAACTGGAGATGGAAGTAGCCGGCCTGCCCGACTGGCAAACCGATATGCATAACCCAGATTTTGCGCTGGTAGCCCAGGCTATGGGCATTAAGGGCATCAAAGTAACCGACCCAAACAAAGTGGAGCAAACTCTTAAAGAAGCATTGCTTCACGACGGACCAGTATTGCTGGATGTAATGACCGATCCTAACGCACTGGCTATGCCGCCTAAGATTGAGTTTGGCCAGGTAAAAGGTATGGCCCTGTCTATGTCTAAACTAATGCTCAATGGCGAAATGGGTGAGGTGTGGGATACCATTAAATCTAATTATAAGCATATCAAAGACGTGTTGTAG
- a CDS encoding MFS transporter: MVSALLTPKPIRDQHKGVATILAFALLPLSGFATDIYIPSLPAMAASLGASNNQVQFTLTLFLISYGVTQLFIGSILDSFGRYKIGLFSLLLFALASIVIANTSSLYLIYLMRIVHGITVGGIVVAKRAFFVDMFSGDKLKNYLSLFSIIWSTGPIIAPFVGGYFQVAFGWKSNFYFLGIFALVLAVLEVIYSGESLQHFAEFTIKKVTDVYTTMLKTTSFTLGIVMLGLAYSMVMIYNMTGPFIIEHNLHLSPVVAGYSSLVLGFAWMVGGFVGKATINHPFFNRIAVNIALQVAFALLMLLSTKYVTNLYTLTLFAFLIHVAAGFTFNNFFTYCLSKFPKNAGIASGLTGGINYVIVSVLSYVIVSVFPAKDEVNLGSSYLILILLSVGIMVFLKIKNALSNAIG; the protein is encoded by the coding sequence ATGGTATCAGCCTTGCTCACTCCCAAACCTATACGCGATCAGCATAAAGGCGTAGCCACTATTCTGGCTTTCGCTTTGTTGCCTCTTTCGGGTTTTGCTACCGATATTTACATTCCATCGCTTCCGGCTATGGCGGCCTCATTAGGTGCCAGTAATAATCAGGTTCAATTTACCCTTACCTTGTTTCTGATTAGCTATGGTGTAACTCAGCTTTTTATTGGCAGTATATTAGATAGTTTCGGCCGGTATAAAATCGGTTTGTTTTCTTTGCTGTTGTTTGCGCTGGCCAGTATAGTTATTGCCAATACTTCCAGTCTGTATTTGATCTACCTGATGAGGATTGTGCATGGCATTACCGTTGGTGGTATTGTAGTAGCCAAGCGTGCCTTTTTTGTGGATATGTTTAGCGGCGATAAGCTTAAAAATTATTTGAGCTTATTTTCTATTATCTGGTCAACCGGGCCTATCATCGCGCCGTTTGTAGGTGGTTATTTTCAGGTGGCTTTTGGCTGGAAATCTAATTTTTACTTCTTAGGCATATTTGCTTTGGTGCTGGCCGTGCTCGAGGTTATTTATAGCGGCGAGTCATTACAACACTTTGCTGAGTTCACTATCAAAAAGGTCACCGATGTGTATACTACAATGCTCAAAACCACCAGCTTTACCCTGGGTATAGTAATGTTAGGTTTGGCCTACAGCATGGTGATGATTTACAACATGACCGGGCCTTTCATTATTGAGCATAATTTACATTTATCACCTGTGGTGGCCGGTTATAGCTCTCTGGTGTTAGGTTTTGCCTGGATGGTGGGCGGCTTTGTGGGCAAGGCCACTATTAACCATCCGTTTTTTAATCGTATTGCCGTTAACATTGCTTTGCAGGTGGCATTCGCTTTACTAATGCTGTTGAGTACAAAATATGTAACCAATTTGTATACGCTTACTCTGTTTGCATTTTTAATTCATGTGGCGGCAGGTTTCACATTCAATAATTTCTTTACTTACTGTTTAAGCAAGTTTCCTAAAAATGCAGGTATTGCCAGCGGCTTAACCGGCGGTATCAATTACGTTATTGTATCCGTTTTAAGCTATGTAATTGTGAGCGTTTTTCCGGCTAAAGATGAAGTTAACTTGGGCAGCAGCTATCTTATTCTAATTCTGTTGTCGGTAGGTATTATGGTTTTTCTGAAAATTAAGAATGCTTTAAGTAATGCCATCGGATAA
- the hemL gene encoding glutamate-1-semialdehyde 2,1-aminomutase, which translates to MSESKINNVPEISRAKSAELYAKAKTYFPGGVNSPVRAFKSVYGTPLFIKKGDGAYIWDADDNQFIDFCGSWGPLILGHNHPAVRNKVTEVMQNGMSFGAPTALENELAELILTHNKFIEKIRFVSSGTEAVMSAIRLARGYTKRDKILKFEGCYHGHVDALLVKAGSGLVTFGETSSAGVPKSFADETIVIALNDKEALAKAFEDFKDQIAAVIIEPIPANNGLLLQHQEFLQYLREACTANGTLLIFDEVISGFRVGFNGAAGLYQIQPDIITYGKIIGGGLPVGAYGASAHIMSNVSPEGPVYQAGTLSGNPVAMAAGIAQLTELLKPDFYTDLHNKTKVFINDIVEFVSQRNYPLHISHVDSIFWFAFDAGKIIRKADEIDPHSMEKFKTMHLELINRGVYFGPSGYEVGFVSGAHTTAILDKAKQVIFESLDVVFGAARPATEDAAALAKADFRE; encoded by the coding sequence ATGTCTGAATCAAAAATTAATAACGTACCCGAAATTAGTCGTGCAAAATCAGCCGAATTATATGCCAAGGCAAAAACTTATTTTCCGGGCGGTGTAAACTCGCCGGTGCGTGCGTTTAAATCTGTTTACGGTACGCCCTTATTTATTAAAAAAGGCGACGGCGCTTACATATGGGATGCCGACGATAATCAGTTCATTGATTTTTGCGGATCATGGGGGCCATTAATTTTAGGCCATAACCATCCGGCTGTTCGCAATAAAGTAACCGAGGTGATGCAAAACGGCATGTCGTTCGGTGCACCAACGGCATTGGAAAACGAACTGGCCGAATTGATTTTGACCCATAACAAGTTCATCGAAAAAATACGTTTTGTAAGCTCGGGTACCGAGGCCGTAATGTCGGCCATCAGGCTGGCCCGCGGTTATACCAAGCGCGATAAAATCTTAAAGTTTGAAGGCTGTTACCACGGCCACGTAGATGCCTTGTTGGTAAAGGCAGGTTCGGGCTTGGTTACTTTCGGCGAAACATCATCCGCCGGTGTACCCAAATCATTTGCCGACGAAACTATTGTTATCGCTTTAAACGATAAAGAAGCGTTGGCCAAAGCTTTCGAAGATTTTAAAGACCAGATAGCTGCCGTAATTATTGAGCCTATCCCGGCTAACAACGGATTGTTATTACAACACCAGGAATTTTTACAATACCTGCGCGAAGCATGTACCGCAAACGGCACCTTACTGATTTTTGATGAGGTGATTTCAGGTTTCCGGGTGGGCTTTAATGGCGCTGCCGGTTTATACCAGATACAGCCTGATATTATCACTTATGGTAAAATTATTGGTGGCGGCTTGCCGGTAGGTGCTTACGGCGCATCTGCTCATATTATGAGTAATGTATCGCCAGAAGGTCCTGTTTACCAGGCTGGTACCTTATCGGGCAACCCGGTAGCCATGGCCGCTGGTATAGCGCAGCTTACCGAATTATTAAAACCCGATTTTTATACCGACCTTCATAATAAAACCAAGGTATTTATAAACGATATTGTAGAGTTTGTTAGTCAGCGTAATTATCCGTTACATATCTCGCACGTAGATTCAATCTTTTGGTTTGCTTTTGATGCCGGCAAAATCATTCGTAAAGCTGATGAGATTGACCCGCATAGCATGGAGAAATTTAAAACCATGCACTTGGAATTAATAAACCGGGGTGTGTATTTTGGCCCGTCGGGTTATGAGGTTGGCTTTGTTTCGGGAGCACATACCACGGCTATATTAGATAAAGCTAAACAAGTCATTTTTGAAAGTTTAGATGTAGTATTTGGCGCAGCCCGGCCGGCAACAGAAGATGCTGCGGCATTGGCTAAAGCCGATTTTAGAGAGTAA
- a CDS encoding MBL fold metallo-hydrolase, producing the protein MQLKGSNKIGKKYQNPIPTDEAGFNKMLPILWEYITNKTENTPRKKLGPFKTDKAIFETPPQSGLRITWMGHSGLLIEIDGKRILTDPVWSQRASFLQWMGPKRFFEAPIPLADLPKLDAVIISHDHYDHFDEGTIRELAKFDVPFYTSLGVGRYLKQWGVASHLVNEMDWGDKISLGDDCTITTTPARHFSGRGITHRNETLWSAFVIKGHTHNIFFGADSGWFNGFSDIGEAYGPFDLTLLEVGAYGKHWPDIHMGPLSAVNAHIALKGKQMMPIHWGTFNLALHAWYEPVEILLELAAKENLTLFIPEPGKPTEVNGSNFNSNWWKAFMS; encoded by the coding sequence ATGCAACTTAAAGGCTCAAATAAAATCGGCAAGAAATACCAAAACCCTATCCCTACCGACGAAGCTGGTTTTAATAAAATGTTACCCATTTTATGGGAATACATCACCAACAAAACAGAAAATACGCCCCGAAAAAAACTTGGGCCATTTAAAACCGACAAGGCCATATTTGAAACGCCGCCGCAAAGCGGACTACGTATTACCTGGATGGGGCACTCGGGTTTACTGATTGAGATTGATGGCAAGCGTATATTAACCGACCCGGTTTGGAGCCAGCGTGCATCATTTTTACAGTGGATGGGGCCCAAGCGCTTTTTTGAAGCGCCAATACCGCTGGCCGATTTACCTAAGCTGGATGCCGTAATTATTTCGCACGACCACTACGACCATTTTGACGAAGGCACTATTCGCGAACTGGCTAAATTTGACGTGCCTTTTTACACTTCGCTGGGCGTAGGCCGTTACTTAAAACAATGGGGGGTGGCCAGCCATTTGGTTAATGAAATGGATTGGGGAGATAAAATTAGCCTCGGCGATGATTGCACCATTACTACCACGCCCGCCCGGCATTTTTCGGGCAGGGGTATTACACACCGTAATGAAACTTTATGGTCTGCTTTTGTAATTAAAGGGCACACCCATAATATATTTTTTGGAGCCGATTCTGGCTGGTTTAATGGCTTTAGCGATATTGGCGAGGCTTATGGCCCGTTTGATTTAACCCTGCTCGAAGTTGGCGCTTATGGTAAGCACTGGCCCGATATACACATGGGGCCGCTCAGCGCTGTAAATGCACACATCGCGCTTAAAGGCAAACAAATGATGCCTATACACTGGGGAACGTTTAATCTGGCATTACATGCCTGGTACGAGCCGGTTGAAATATTGCTCGAACTGGCAGCTAAAGAAAATCTCACCCTTTTTATCCCCGAACCCGGTAAACCCACCGAAGTTAACGGCAGTAATTTCAACTCCAACTGGTGGAAAGCTTTTATGAGTTAA
- the hemC gene encoding hydroxymethylbilane synthase has product MNRIVTIGTRGSELALWQANFVKDSLAAVGVIAQLKIIKTQGDRILNLSLDKLEGKGFFTKELEEELMAGTIDIAVHSHKDLPTEHPPGLIIAAVSEREDPAELLLILKDCVDVHQKLSVKFGGLVGTSSNRRKAQLRALRPDLEMDDLRGNVPTRIGKLRSENYHAIMLAKAGVKRLGIDLSEFHVEELTPTEFIPAPAQGALAIQIREKDTELYHILQQLHHPEVAEALAVERTVLKQFGGGCHMPLGCYCRKHEGVYQVFTSKADTETDLPDRMFITSPTTEGLVDKIIAKFDKSRKLAGKVFISRELPASSYFRRVVEKHGSKVEDRSLIRTVPVMTILNPYILQNIDWVFFTSKNAVEYFFQLKPHFPRPVKFGVMGSGSEDMLRRNGHFADYVGDSVDTQEVAQDFAQIANGTTVLFPGAENPMRSIHKALSAETKIIDLPVYETMIEEQVNGTSADVLVFTSPSNAEAYFADNLLENHQRVIAIGKSTGKKLEELNINYTLPFSPDEVGLAEAVFGL; this is encoded by the coding sequence TTGAACAGGATAGTTACTATTGGAACCCGTGGCAGTGAGCTGGCACTATGGCAAGCCAACTTTGTAAAAGATAGCTTAGCTGCTGTTGGCGTAATTGCGCAACTAAAAATTATAAAAACACAGGGCGACCGTATTCTCAACCTCAGCCTGGATAAGCTGGAAGGTAAAGGCTTTTTTACTAAAGAGCTGGAAGAAGAATTAATGGCAGGCACTATAGATATTGCGGTACATTCGCATAAAGACCTGCCTACAGAGCATCCGCCGGGACTCATCATCGCAGCAGTTTCAGAACGGGAAGACCCGGCTGAACTGTTGCTGATTTTGAAGGATTGTGTGGATGTTCATCAAAAATTGTCAGTCAAGTTTGGCGGATTGGTAGGTACATCCTCTAATCGTCGTAAGGCGCAGTTGCGCGCTTTACGCCCCGACCTGGAGATGGATGATTTGCGGGGCAATGTGCCTACCCGCATCGGCAAACTCCGCAGCGAAAACTACCATGCTATTATGCTGGCTAAAGCCGGTGTAAAGCGCCTGGGTATTGATTTAAGCGAGTTTCATGTAGAGGAATTAACACCTACCGAGTTTATACCGGCACCTGCTCAAGGTGCGCTGGCTATACAAATTCGCGAAAAAGATACGGAGTTGTACCACATTCTGCAGCAATTACATCATCCCGAGGTTGCCGAGGCATTGGCGGTTGAGCGTACGGTGTTAAAGCAGTTTGGTGGCGGCTGCCATATGCCATTAGGATGTTACTGCCGTAAGCATGAGGGCGTTTACCAGGTGTTCACTTCTAAGGCTGATACCGAAACTGATTTACCCGACCGCATGTTTATTACTTCGCCCACCACTGAGGGGCTGGTTGATAAAATTATTGCCAAGTTTGATAAAAGCCGTAAGCTGGCCGGCAAGGTTTTCATTTCGCGCGAGCTACCGGCGTCAAGCTATTTCAGGCGTGTGGTGGAAAAACATGGCAGCAAGGTAGAAGACCGTTCACTGATACGCACAGTACCGGTGATGACGATACTTAACCCTTACATTCTGCAAAATATTGATTGGGTATTTTTCACCAGCAAAAATGCGGTTGAATACTTTTTTCAGCTTAAGCCGCATTTTCCTCGCCCGGTAAAATTCGGGGTTATGGGTAGCGGGTCTGAAGATATGCTGCGCCGTAACGGGCACTTTGCCGATTATGTGGGCGATAGTGTGGATACGCAGGAAGTAGCTCAGGATTTTGCCCAAATAGCTAACGGTACTACCGTGCTATTCCCTGGTGCCGAAAACCCAATGCGCAGTATTCATAAGGCGCTGTCTGCCGAAACAAAAATTATCGATCTTCCAGTTTACGAAACCATGATTGAGGAGCAGGTAAATGGTACATCGGCTGATGTACTGGTGTTCACCAGTCCATCAAATGCCGAAGCTTATTTTGCTGATAATTTACTGGAGAACCACCAGCGGGTGATTGCCATTGGCAAATCAACCGGCAAAAAACTTGAAGAACTTAATATTAATTACACCCTACCATTCTCGCCGGATGAGGTTGGATTAGCTGAGGCTGTATTTGGATTATAG
- the hemA gene encoding glutamyl-tRNA reductase, which produces MKHLKVIAFTHKQIELKELGKLVLCQENLTEKLQQVQKQFDIPEMFYLSTCNRVEFVMATAQPVDRDFAQQFLQALSIGLCPYYMNTFIDAASIYENQEALNHLLRTSCSLESLVVGEKEILAQLRKAYEHCRVAGLTGDFLRMVMGCVVKTAKEVYTHTNISRNPISVVSLAYRKLKELKQCLNARVLLVGAGETNRNISKYLQKHKYSNFAVFNRTLANAQKLAADLSGEAYDLEALKTYNKGFDVIITCTSATQPLITAEVYKSLLNGETDRKTVVDLAVPNDTAAEVLEQYQVNYIEVNSLNEVAKKNLNERYQELVHAEKIINQNIDEFLPMLKQRRIEVAMRQVPETIKQIKDRALNTVFADEVQAMDAQSRQLLEKVINYMEKKYIKVPMVMAKEILINNN; this is translated from the coding sequence TTGAAGCACTTAAAGGTTATAGCTTTTACGCATAAGCAGATTGAATTGAAGGAATTGGGAAAGTTGGTGCTTTGCCAGGAGAATCTGACTGAAAAACTTCAGCAGGTACAAAAACAATTCGACATTCCGGAAATGTTCTACTTATCTACCTGTAATAGGGTAGAGTTTGTAATGGCTACTGCCCAGCCTGTAGACAGAGACTTTGCCCAGCAGTTTTTACAAGCCTTGAGCATTGGCCTTTGCCCTTACTACATGAACACCTTTATTGATGCTGCATCGATATATGAAAACCAGGAAGCGTTAAATCATTTACTGCGCACCTCGTGCTCATTAGAAAGTTTGGTAGTTGGCGAAAAAGAAATTTTAGCTCAATTACGTAAGGCTTACGAGCATTGCCGTGTTGCCGGCCTAACCGGAGATTTTTTACGTATGGTAATGGGCTGTGTAGTTAAAACAGCAAAAGAGGTTTATACACACACCAATATCTCGCGCAACCCAATCTCGGTAGTATCGTTAGCTTACCGTAAGCTAAAAGAATTAAAGCAGTGCTTAAATGCACGCGTGTTGCTGGTAGGCGCAGGCGAAACCAATCGTAATATTTCCAAGTATCTGCAAAAGCATAAATATTCAAACTTTGCGGTGTTTAACCGTACACTGGCCAATGCACAAAAGCTGGCTGCCGATTTAAGCGGCGAAGCTTATGATCTGGAGGCTTTAAAAACGTATAACAAAGGCTTTGATGTAATCATCACTTGTACATCGGCTACGCAGCCTTTAATTACGGCCGAAGTATACAAATCATTACTTAACGGCGAAACCGACAGAAAAACTGTGGTAGATTTAGCTGTACCTAACGATACCGCTGCCGAAGTTTTAGAGCAATATCAGGTTAATTATATCGAAGTAAACTCGTTAAACGAAGTAGCTAAGAAAAACCTGAACGAGCGTTACCAGGAACTGGTGCATGCCGAAAAAATCATCAACCAAAACATAGATGAGTTTTTACCGATGCTTAAGCAGCGCCGCATTGAAGTAGCTATGCGCCAGGTGCCAGAAACCATTAAGCAAATTAAAGACCGTGCGTTAAATACCGTATTTGCCGATGAAGTGCAGGCGATGGACGCACAGTCGCGTCAGCTACTCGAAAAAGTCATTAACTATATGGAGAAAAAGTACATCAAAGTGCCCATGGTAATGGCTAAAGAAATTTTGATTAACAATAACTAA